In Sparus aurata chromosome 2, fSpaAur1.1, whole genome shotgun sequence, a single genomic region encodes these proteins:
- the LOC115596640 gene encoding uncharacterized protein LOC115596640 encodes MPRGKSFRRSEAAKKRLAEWRKVDVEPQQPPNASVSQSGTGKRHAVNQWSKSLTGRQHKLVLPSESPDKKFVLVVGDSHLRAIVDGFIPMPEGSLSFGFMSTPGACAMELRTELLHAAVPRTPDAVLVIAPSNNLTSSRTIDEAGADFAKLLLSACSRWPNVCVTDFAPRLTVEVEQQELLRQQFRRVAARMGVRYFPFAEHFPMDRLELWSRDGVHLSDSDGMPIFAGLLWSVAYQFLHPPTPKPQPAPRTSLRRQVVPKVVVKGEVTVPRPSNPFEWTVVGKARKRRAPEELEQSSGAERVVQQQVDATSLLESFIQPNPVWFSSSVLAAMDAAVPSHLPSPDPTAVPRSSKRPKVEHRRTSARQKVSARALPVVKPVPPPATAHLKVDARGEVATTAVAAPGGDLPPVVDLGVRPTPRSNTGKCDANPLSCRCAEAPLRAFVPGLCVRAAPLSSDTLTSIACGVAAVMKHVISPVCTWKGKDIDSIGIEGGKLASDIVEARQNGSAKWLCELIEEQKVFGRQWQVAIPPPARSDFKLLEGDTMMFEKLQEHLLTHGACLLDLGGAVSAIIDHNEHLVVVDCGVRDASGMASSIGTSVVVFNTSLADLMLHIRQLKETLDAKWYAVHGISVMPYPLDDDSESATLFAGGSVDVGVAATLKDSVSVRPEIEVSSIRGTFHQGNDRFLHGGRQCMAVSLVALAKHSIDSVFSWQSDDLDKVVELGDKLYTSLWESKSISGRSELLCVPDLPKESIIDGQEFEFEYGDYVSGDVDVVEGQFVDEGVYTTLRNGLGEMCSKYDTCFLTVSGSTCAIIGRDGQYAVVDSHARGADGMVDELGFSVVVYFSCLDRVFDHICKFATAMNSPKPFEIAGVCVTHKSQSATVESREVEFGCSLPLQPALEVSAEQVTLDSSNSQTGVKRKISVGDRASKKLKSRDVNLVNSDVVFVSDVRRKRLEFNPLRSDVAQALCKQLNVESEKLDLVSTEVGALGAPCRNEQIVGDGNCFFRAVSQAVCGTQKNHRKIRLAVFKQLRANPLAYTLRREYSSMADYVSRSGMQRVGTWATEVEIQAAADCLGVNIFTYCGDRWLEYSCKNRQLSNQAVYLENCNGNHYENVVCVMQPEMQSCYGYCKVNASCSGGYNLRRQN; translated from the exons ATGCCACGGGGCAAGTCTTTTCGTCGTTCGGAGGCAGCCAAAAAACGTCTGGCAGAATGGCGAAAGGTTGACGTGGAACCGCAGCAGCCTCCCAATGCCTCTGTCTCAC AGTCCGGCACCGGTAAGCGCCATGCTGTGAACCAGTGGTCAAAGTCGCTGACAGGCCGTCAGCACAAGCTGGTCTTGCCGTCTGAATCACCTGACAAGAAg TTTGTTCTTGTTGTCGGTGATTCCCATCTACGCGCTATCGTAGATGGCTTCATCCCGATGCCAGAGGGCTCACTCTCCTTTGGCTTCATGTCCACACCCGGGGCTTGTGCGATGGAGCTGAGGACCGAGTTGCTACATGCTGCTGTTCCTCGGACTCCTGACGCAGTCCTGGTCATTGCACCTAGCAATAACCTGACATCCAGCAGGACCATCGACGAGGCTGGGGCAGACTTTGCTAAGCTCCTGCTCAGTGCCTGCTCGCGATGGCCTAAC GTGTGTGTCACAGACTTTGCACCCCGTTTGACTGTTGAAGTCGAACAGCAAGAGTTGCTGCGTCAACAGTTCCGCCGTGTGGCAGCACGTATGG gTGTCAGGTACTTCCCCTTTGCTGAGCATTTCCCCATGGACCGGCTTGAGCTGTGGAGCAGAGATGGT GTTCACCTCAGTGATAGTGACGGCATGCCCATTTTTGCCGGGCTGCTGTGGAGTGTTGCATACCAATTCCTGCACCCTCCGACACCAAAGCCACAGCCTGCTCCCAGAACGTCGCTTCGTAGGCAGGTTGTTCCAAAGGTGGTTGTGAAGGGAGAGGTCACCGTACCTCGTCCATCAAACCCCTTTGAGTGGACCGTCGTTGGCAAGGCCAGGAAG AGGAGAGCACCTGAGGAACTTGAGCAGTCCTCTGGTGCAGAGAGGGTGGTTCAGCAGCAG GTTGACGCGACTTCACTTCTGGAGTCTTTCATCCAGCCCAACCCCGTTTGGTTCAGCAGTTCGGTGTTGGCTGCGATGGATGCTGCTGTTCCATCCCATCTTCCTAGCCCTGATCCTACTGCTGTTCCACGAAGCTCAAAG cGTCCAAAAGTGGAACATCGTCGGACTTCTGCACGCCAGAAG GTCTCGGCGAGAGCTTTGCCCGTGGTGAAACCTGTGCCACCGCCTGCAACTGCTCATCTGAAAGTGGATGCCAGGGGGGAG GTTGCCACCACCGCCGTCGCAGCGCCGGGGGGGGACCTTCCGCCTGTCGTCGATCTTGGTGTCCGGCCGACACCAAGATCCAACACAGGTAAGTGTGACGCTAACCCGCTTTCTTGCAGGTGTGCGGAGGCCCCGCTGAGGGCTTTTGTTCCTGGTCTTTGTGTCAGAGCTGCACCACTCAGTTCTGACACACTGACATCCATAGCATGTGGTGTTGCAGCAGTTATGAAACATGTCATCTCACCAGTGTGTACATGGAAAGGGAAAGATATCGACAGCATAGGCATAGAAGGTGGCAAACTGGCCAGTGACATAGTTGAAGCTAGGCAGAACGGTAGCGCTAAATGGTTGTGTGAGTTGATTGAGGAGCAGAAGGTGTTTGGCAGGCAGTGGCAGGTAGCTATTCCTCCTCCAGCACGTAGTGACTTTAAGTTACTGGAGGGGGACACCATGATGTTTGAGAAGCTGCAAGAGCATTTGTTGACGCATGGCGCGTGTCTGTTGGACCTCGGTGGTGCAGTAAGTGCCATTATTGATCATAATGAGCATCTTGTGGTTGTTGATTGCGGCGTGCGCGATGCATCTGGGATGGCATCTAGCATTGGCACATCTGTGGTTGTGTTCAACACATCCCTTGCTGACTTGATGCTTCACATCCGTCAGCTGAAGGAGACTTTAGATGCGAAGTGGTATGCCGTCCATGGCATTTCCGTCATGCCATATCCACTAGATGATGACAGTGAGAGTGCTACGTTGTTTGCAGGCGGGAGTGTTGACGTCGGTGTTGCAGCTACGCTCAAGGATAGCGTGTCAGTCAGGCCAGAGATCGAGGTAAGTTCCATCAGGGGAACTTTTCACCAAGGGAACGATCGGTTCCTACACGGAGGGCGTCAGTGTATGGCTGTAAGTTTGGTTGCTTTGGCCAAACACAGCATTGATAGTGTGTTTTCTTGGCAGTCCGACGATCTGGATAAGGTTGTAGAGTTGGGGGACAAGCTCTACACATCATTGTGGGAAAGTAAGTCCATCAGTGGGAGGTCTGAACTGCTGTGTGTTCCAGATTTGCCCAAAGAGTCCATCATTGATGGACAGGAATTTGAGTTTGAGTATGGTGACTATGTTTCTGGTGATGTTGATGTGGTTGAGGGACAGTTTGTTGATGAAGGTGTGTACACCACTCTCAGGAATGGTTTGGGAGAGATGTGTAGCAAATATGACACATGCTTTCTGACTGTGAGTGGCAGCACATGTGCTATCATTGGTCGAGATGGGCAGTATGCAGTTGTTGACTCCCACGCACGCGGTGCAGATGGCATGGTAGATGAGCTCGGGTTTAGTGTTGTTGTGTATTTTAGTTGCCTTGACCGTGTGTTTGATCACATATGCAAATTTGCCACCGCAATGAACTCTCCAAAGCCGTTTGAGATTGCCGGTGTTTGTGTCACTCACAAAAGTCAAAGTGCAACTGTTGAAAGCAGAGAGGTTGAGTTTGGTTGTAGCTTACCTCTTCAGCCAGCACTTGAAGTGTCGGCTGAACAGGTAACActtgacagcagcaacagtcaGACAGGTGTGAAACGCAAGATTTCGGTGGGTGATCGTGCAtccaaaaagttgaaaagcaggGATGTTAATCTGGTTAATTCAGACGTTGTATTTGTCAGTGATGTGAGAAGGAAAAGACTTGAGTTTAATCCGCTGCGCAGCGACGTTGCACAAGCTTTGTGCAAACAGTTGAACGTGGAGTCGGAGAAACTTGATCTGGTGTCGACAGAGGTTGGTGCGTTAGGGGCTCCTTGTAGGAACGAGCAAATAGTTGGTGATGGTAATTGTTTCTTTAGAGCGGTTAGTCAAGCTGTGTGTGGCACACAGAAGAATCATAGAAAAATTAGATTAGCTGTGTTTAAGCAGTTACGGGCCAATCCTCTAGCATATACTTTGCGTCGCGAGTATTCGTCAATGGCAGATTATGTGAGTAGATCGGGAATGCAACGTGTTGGTACTTGGGCCACTGAGGTAGAGAttcaagcagcagcagattgtttAGGAGTGAATATTTTCACGTATTGTGGTGATCGCTGGCTTGAATACAGTTGCAAGAATAGGCAGTTGTCCAATCAGGCAGTGTATTTAGAGAATTGTAACGGTAACCATtatgaaaatgttgtttgtgttatgCAGCCTGAGATGCAGAGCTGTTATGGGTACTGCAAAGTGAATGCGTCTTGTTCCGGAGGGTACAATCTTAGACGGCAAA ATTAG